A stretch of the Streptomyces sp. NBC_01571 genome encodes the following:
- a CDS encoding DUF1259 domain-containing protein has translation MDNERQQDTRSRRRVLAAAALAPVLAGVPAAARALSPGPQDRTLVEPVMTKLADWADVGEALGRPGDIRRFMYHTGLPRRDLTVFSRGIRINPALVLGSHVSFVRYADHSTLLMGDAVVTERELQHFSDVLQEHGIMQTAIHKHLLAHEPDVWWVHLHAHGHDPVTVARGLRAAFDCTGTPPAEPTTTSSPPVDLDTAAIDAALGVKGATDGEIYRCTYVRRETVADGPVILPPGLGATTSVSFQPLGGGRAALSGDLVMIAKEVQPVLVALRRGGVELVEVHHHNLTDEPRLFFVHYWAVGVAVSLAKAIRRAVDTTNVVPMPGGAA, from the coding sequence ATGGATAACGAGCGACAGCAGGACACCCGCTCCCGGCGCCGCGTACTGGCTGCGGCAGCCCTTGCGCCCGTACTCGCCGGTGTGCCTGCCGCGGCCCGCGCCCTGTCCCCCGGACCGCAGGACCGCACCCTGGTCGAACCGGTGATGACCAAGCTGGCGGATTGGGCGGACGTGGGCGAGGCTCTCGGCCGACCCGGTGACATAAGGCGGTTCATGTACCACACGGGCTTGCCGCGCCGGGACCTCACAGTCTTCTCCCGCGGCATCCGGATCAACCCCGCGCTCGTCCTGGGCTCGCACGTGTCCTTCGTCCGGTACGCGGACCACAGCACGCTTTTGATGGGCGACGCCGTGGTCACCGAGCGGGAACTGCAGCACTTCAGTGACGTCCTGCAGGAGCACGGGATCATGCAGACCGCCATCCACAAGCACCTGCTCGCCCACGAGCCGGATGTCTGGTGGGTTCATCTGCATGCCCACGGCCATGATCCGGTCACCGTCGCCCGCGGTCTGCGCGCCGCATTCGACTGCACTGGCACTCCGCCCGCCGAACCCACCACCACCTCCTCGCCGCCCGTCGACCTGGACACCGCCGCGATCGACGCCGCCCTGGGTGTCAAGGGCGCCACCGACGGCGAGATCTACAGGTGCACCTATGTCCGCCGCGAGACCGTCGCCGACGGCCCTGTGATTTTGCCTCCGGGACTGGGTGCCACCACCTCCGTCAGCTTCCAGCCGCTCGGCGGTGGAAGGGCCGCCCTCAGCGGTGACCTGGTCATGATCGCCAAGGAGGTCCAGCCCGTCCTCGTGGCCCTGCGGCGCGGTGGCGTCGAACTCGTCGAGGTGCACCATCACAACCTCACCGACGAACCACGCCTGTTCTTCGTCCACTACTGGGCCGTCGGTGTTGCCGTCAGCCTCGCCAAGGCCATTCGCCGGGCCGTGGACACCACCAACGTCGTGCCCATGCCCGGGGGAGCCGCCTGA
- a CDS encoding phosphotransferase family protein produces MESITKNRQSVEALRTMVARAYGPDEVCDAGEDWFRELSDGCFNVVYRIRLRSGAQAVLKIAPPPDVEVMTYERGAMTTELEALRLVREYTKAPVPEVDFVDQSHEVCDADYFFMTYVDADNLNTVSDTLAKAESDAYAEGLGVITRELNAIPGGAFGSLTGPGDSTWRAAFLRMVEELLGDGERRGVVLPHGYDVVRDVVAADADSLEEVTEPRFVEWDLWPGNCMVRDGRIVAIIDHERAFYGDPLMEFGFAGSESSAYGDATAFTRGYGRRPLTAAERTRRRLYNLHLALVQIIETTFRAHTNTEQYEWACARLRETVALLGR; encoded by the coding sequence ATGGAGAGCATCACAAAGAACCGGCAGTCCGTTGAGGCACTTCGCACCATGGTCGCCCGCGCGTACGGCCCGGACGAGGTGTGTGATGCGGGCGAGGACTGGTTCAGGGAACTGAGCGACGGCTGCTTCAACGTGGTCTACCGGATCCGGCTACGCTCCGGCGCCCAGGCCGTGCTCAAGATCGCGCCGCCGCCGGATGTTGAGGTCATGACCTACGAGCGAGGAGCCATGACCACCGAGCTGGAGGCGTTGCGGCTGGTCCGGGAGTACACGAAGGCTCCCGTGCCGGAGGTCGACTTCGTCGATCAGTCCCATGAGGTGTGCGACGCCGACTACTTCTTCATGACGTACGTGGACGCGGACAACCTCAACACCGTCAGCGACACCCTGGCCAAGGCGGAGAGCGACGCGTACGCCGAAGGGCTCGGTGTGATCACCCGCGAACTCAACGCCATCCCCGGCGGCGCTTTCGGCTCGCTGACCGGTCCGGGCGACAGTACGTGGCGCGCGGCCTTCCTGCGGATGGTCGAGGAGCTGCTGGGAGACGGCGAGCGACGCGGCGTCGTCCTCCCGCACGGCTACGACGTGGTCCGCGACGTCGTGGCCGCCGATGCGGATTCGCTCGAGGAGGTGACCGAGCCCCGGTTCGTCGAGTGGGACCTGTGGCCCGGCAACTGCATGGTGCGCGACGGTCGGATAGTGGCGATCATCGATCACGAGCGGGCGTTCTACGGTGATCCGCTGATGGAGTTCGGCTTCGCAGGAAGTGAATCGAGCGCTTATGGGGACGCCACGGCTTTCACCCGCGGCTACGGCCGCCGGCCGTTGACCGCGGCCGAGCGGACCCGCCGGCGGCTGTACAACCTTCACCTCGCTCTGGTCCAGATCATCGAGACGACCTTCCGGGCACACACCAACACCGAGCAGTATGAGTGGGCGTGCGCGCGACTACGAGAGACCGTGGCCCTGCTTGGCAGGTAG
- a CDS encoding discoidin domain-containing protein: MRLHGGGRCCSHEDEKTRWLAGGDLGAARSVSRVVLRLPAGWGARTQTLSLQAGADGSTFTTVKAAAAYAFDPAADNTVTLILPATVQRWFRLTVTANSGWPAGQLSEFEVRSS, translated from the coding sequence TTGCGCCTCCACGGCGGTGGCCGGTGCTGTTCCCACGAGGATGAGAAAACACGTTGGCTTGCCGGGGGGGACCTCGGGGCCGCGCGGAGCGTCTCCCGCGTGGTGCTCCGGCTCCCCGCCGGCTGGGGCGCCCGCACTCAGACGCTGTCCCTGCAGGCCGGCGCGGACGGCTCCACCTTCACCACCGTGAAGGCCGCAGCCGCCTACGCCTTCGACCCGGCGGCGGACAACACCGTCACCCTCATCTTGCCCGCCACCGTCCAGCGCTGGTTCCGGCTGACGGTCACGGCCAACAGCGGCTGGCCGGCCGGTCAGCTCTCGGAGTTCGAGGTCCGGAGTTCGTAG
- a CDS encoding PPOX class F420-dependent oxidoreductase, which yields MSKPPLPEAAVAMLEKANPAVICTLRRDGQPVSAATWYLWDDGRVLINMDEGRVRLQHVRNDPRVSLTVLDEGGWYTHVTIIGRVVDLQEDTDLSGIDRLSRQYLGKDYGQRDRRRYSAWIEIDRWHGWGALKDNEQPG from the coding sequence GTGTCGAAGCCGCCCCTGCCCGAAGCCGCCGTCGCCATGCTGGAGAAAGCCAACCCCGCCGTCATCTGCACGCTGCGCCGGGACGGCCAGCCGGTGTCCGCGGCCACCTGGTACCTGTGGGACGACGGGCGTGTGCTCATCAACATGGACGAGGGGCGCGTCCGGCTCCAGCACGTGCGCAACGACCCCAGGGTCTCGCTCACCGTGCTCGACGAGGGCGGCTGGTACACCCATGTGACCATCATCGGCCGCGTCGTCGACCTGCAGGAGGACACCGACCTGTCCGGCATCGACCGGCTGTCCCGCCAGTACCTGGGCAAGGACTACGGGCAGCGCGACCGGCGCCGCTACAGCGCGTGGATCGAGATCGACCGCTGGCACGGATGGGGTGCGCTGAAGGACAATGAGCAGCCCGGCTGA
- a CDS encoding ISL3 family transposase codes for MQTDAPFWDSLVFDGIDDVDVEAVTAAFGTVEVAARGRAAGSACPDCGRFSDRVHDRYQRRLKDLPLAEQGFVIRLTVRRFICGTPDCPRRTFAEPFSRLAAPHARFTTRLNHALERVGLALAGRAGARLAAQLGFGAGRMTLLRRVMALPDPQFSTPRVLGVDDFAIRRGQTYSTVLTSVEDHRVVDVLPTGEAGPLAAWLIRHPGVGIICRDRAGAYAEGARRGAPDALQVADRFHLWQGLGRAVETCVAAHRDCLRSPSPSGMLPEATTRLASGRPQGDSAPIGRRAERKKAAHAMVHELLAQGHSRRAIARHLGWGLNTVLKYANTPRWQDTIRENPPRPSRLDPYKPYLERRFAAGCTSVTRLHSELIAANAPVTYQMVRAHIATLRGTPSGAPPRPPAVRQVTGWLTRHPTALTEEDRAGLKEVLARCPELDKAAGHVRDFGEILTDRLGSTLPAWIDTVDASQLPGLTGFALHLLRDLDAVRAGLTLDWSSGSIEGAVNRIKKITRQLYGRAGFELLRKMILLQ; via the coding sequence ATGCAGACCGATGCACCGTTCTGGGACTCGCTGGTGTTCGACGGGATCGACGATGTGGATGTCGAGGCCGTGACGGCAGCCTTCGGCACGGTCGAGGTGGCGGCGAGAGGCCGCGCGGCTGGCTCAGCTTGTCCGGACTGCGGCCGCTTCTCGGACCGAGTCCACGACCGATACCAGCGCAGACTGAAGGACCTGCCACTCGCTGAACAGGGCTTCGTGATCCGGCTGACGGTCCGGCGCTTCATCTGCGGAACGCCGGACTGCCCGCGCCGGACGTTCGCCGAGCCGTTCTCCCGGCTGGCCGCCCCGCACGCACGGTTCACCACGCGGCTCAACCACGCCCTGGAGCGGGTGGGGCTCGCGCTGGCCGGGCGGGCCGGAGCTCGGCTGGCTGCCCAACTGGGCTTCGGCGCGGGACGGATGACCTTATTACGCAGGGTCATGGCATTGCCCGATCCGCAGTTCAGCACGCCGCGTGTGCTGGGCGTGGACGACTTCGCGATCCGTCGCGGCCAGACGTACTCCACGGTCTTGACCAGCGTCGAAGACCATCGCGTGGTCGATGTGCTCCCGACCGGTGAAGCCGGGCCACTGGCCGCCTGGCTGATCCGCCACCCCGGCGTGGGGATCATCTGCCGGGACCGGGCGGGCGCCTACGCCGAGGGGGCCCGGCGCGGTGCCCCCGACGCTCTGCAGGTCGCCGACCGGTTCCATCTGTGGCAGGGCCTCGGTCGAGCCGTGGAGACCTGCGTCGCCGCCCATCGCGACTGCCTGCGCAGTCCTTCGCCCAGCGGCATGTTGCCGGAGGCCACCACCCGACTGGCTTCCGGTCGGCCGCAGGGCGACTCGGCGCCCATCGGTCGGCGGGCCGAGCGGAAGAAGGCCGCACATGCCATGGTCCACGAGCTCCTTGCCCAAGGTCACTCACGCCGGGCGATTGCCCGGCACCTGGGATGGGGCCTCAACACCGTGCTCAAATACGCGAACACCCCACGCTGGCAGGACACCATCCGCGAGAACCCGCCCCGACCCAGCAGACTGGACCCCTACAAGCCCTACCTGGAGCGGCGATTCGCCGCGGGATGCACCAGCGTCACCCGACTGCACAGCGAGCTGATCGCCGCCAACGCACCCGTCACTTACCAGATGGTCCGCGCGCACATCGCCACTTTGCGCGGGACGCCGTCCGGGGCGCCGCCCCGGCCGCCGGCCGTGCGGCAGGTGACCGGCTGGCTCACCCGGCACCCCACGGCCCTGACCGAGGAAGACCGGGCCGGCCTGAAGGAGGTCCTCGCCCGCTGCCCCGAGCTGGACAAGGCCGCCGGACACGTCCGCGACTTCGGCGAGATACTTACCGACCGCCTTGGCAGCACGCTTCCTGCCTGGATCGACACCGTCGATGCCAGCCAGCTACCCGGCCTCACAGGCTTCGCACTCCATCTGCTCCGAGACCTCGACGCCGTGAGAGCCGGACTCACTCTGGACTGGAGCTCTGGCAGCATCGAGGGCGCCGTCAACCGCATCAAAAAGATCACGCGGCAGCTCTACGGGCGCGCCGGATTCGAACTACTCCGCAAAATGATCCTGCTCCAGTAG
- a CDS encoding IS3 family transposase — translation MGNGVIDGFYNSRRIQKRLGYLSPIEFEEKHYADQATAERTNLKPRHPTS, via the coding sequence TTGGGCAACGGGGTCATCGACGGCTTCTACAACTCCCGGCGCATCCAGAAACGACTCGGCTACCTCAGCCCGATCGAGTTCGAGGAGAAGCACTACGCCGACCAGGCAACGGCCGAACGAACGAACCTGAAACCCCGTCATCCGACCAGCTGA